The following are encoded together in the Lathyrus oleraceus cultivar Zhongwan6 chromosome 3, CAAS_Psat_ZW6_1.0, whole genome shotgun sequence genome:
- the LOC127132617 gene encoding bZIP transcription factor 53, translating into MASIHRAASSGSDGTIDERKRKRMISNRESARRSRMRKQKQLEDLNDEANRLQSENKKIAEDIKTKEEASIETEAANGVLRARTMELTERLRFLNSILEIAEEVSGLSVEIPEIPDPLLKPWQIPHPIQRIMASADVFLH; encoded by the coding sequence ATGGCTTCGATTCATCGTGCGGCGAGTTCAGGATCTGACGGAACGATCGACGAGAGGAAAAGGAAGAGGATGATTTCGAATCGCGAATCCGCGAGACGATCGCGGATGAGGAAACAAAAGCAGCTGGAGGATCTGAACGATGAAGCGAACAGGTTACAAAGCGAGAACAAGAAAATCGCGGAGGATATAAAAACTAAAGAAGAAGCGTCCATTGAAACCGAAGCCGCTAACGGCGTTCTCAGAGCTCGGACTATGGAGTTAACGGAACGGTTGCGATTTCTTAACTCGATTCTTGAAATCGCTGAAGAAGTTAGTGGATTATCGGTTGAGATTCCGGAGATTCCGGATCCGCTGCTTAAGCCGTGGCAAATTCCTCATCCGATTCAACGGATTATGGCGTCTGCAGATGTGTTCTTGCATTGA